One window of Deltaproteobacteria bacterium genomic DNA carries:
- a CDS encoding redoxin domain-containing protein, giving the protein MMVKNLKLAASLLAAFSLASCGGQHLGEESGVGDDTVALPALVTGNAACQSDSYAAGPYGKIQGATLINHCFETSEGDYFSLADIYNDEGAKLLLITTSAGWCSACIEEQPYLEQWYTDHYEDGLRVLVTLFEDENLVPANSGYASDWKSRFSLTFPVVADPAVAFDALEDERTQMGWYYNTSMAPMQMLVNAKTMKILSLDVGATTDTLYEKIQGNL; this is encoded by the coding sequence ATGATGGTCAAGAATTTGAAATTGGCAGCCAGCTTACTGGCTGCGTTTTCGTTAGCTTCGTGCGGTGGACAGCATCTGGGTGAAGAGAGCGGCGTGGGCGATGATACCGTTGCTTTACCTGCCCTTGTTACCGGGAATGCTGCATGTCAAAGCGATAGCTATGCCGCAGGTCCTTACGGTAAGATCCAGGGTGCTACTCTCATCAATCATTGTTTTGAAACCAGTGAGGGAGATTATTTCTCTCTGGCTGATATCTACAATGATGAAGGGGCTAAGCTGCTTTTGATTACCACTTCTGCGGGCTGGTGCTCAGCGTGTATTGAGGAACAGCCGTATCTGGAGCAATGGTACACAGACCATTATGAAGATGGTTTACGGGTACTCGTGACCCTATTCGAAGATGAAAACTTGGTACCGGCCAATTCTGGCTATGCCAGCGATTGGAAAAGTCGGTTCAGTTTGACCTTTCCTGTGGTGGCAGACCCAGCCGTTGCGTTTGATGCTCTAGAAGACGAGCGCACTCAAATGGGCTGGTATTACAATACAAGCATGGCTCCTATGCAGATGCTGGTAAATGCCAAGACCATGAAAATCCTTTCACTTGATGTGGGCGCTACCACCGATACTCTTTATGAGAAGATTCAGGGAAATTTATAA
- a CDS encoding TlpA family protein disulfide reductase, which produces MRKTLSSFVLACFVLSGTPVLADGLAAKDKRSEVADFELSDVKGKDVKLSSYKGKVVAVSFWASWCEPCKQELSFLHKYKKANPDKDFEIIAVATDAPETISKVKSIVKRKKWKFAVPLDTEGKVSALLNPRGATPFAMFIDKDGKLAYSHEGFKSGDEEKYKPLINTLLSE; this is translated from the coding sequence ATGAGAAAAACTCTTTCATCTTTCGTTCTGGCTTGTTTCGTATTGAGCGGTACACCAGTTCTCGCCGATGGTTTAGCTGCGAAAGACAAACGTTCTGAAGTGGCTGATTTTGAGCTTAGTGATGTTAAAGGAAAAGACGTCAAACTTAGCTCCTACAAGGGCAAGGTCGTGGCGGTGAGCTTTTGGGCAAGCTGGTGCGAGCCATGCAAACAAGAGCTTAGCTTTTTGCATAAGTACAAGAAGGCCAATCCCGATAAAGACTTCGAGATCATTGCGGTGGCAACGGATGCACCTGAAACGATTTCTAAAGTGAAAAGTATCGTGAAGCGCAAGAAGTGGAAATTTGCAGTTCCACTGGACACTGAAGGTAAAGTTTCAGCTCTTCTCAACCCACGGGGTGCCACGCCATTTGCGATGTTCATCGATAAAGATGGTAAACTTGCTTATAGCCACGAAGGCTTTAAGAGCGGCGATGAAGAAAAGTACAAGCCACTGATCAACACTCTTCTAAGTGAGTAA